One part of the Planctomycetota bacterium genome encodes these proteins:
- a CDS encoding CRISPR-associated endonuclease Cas1, protein MRTLVVSEQGAEISVQGDALVLSVGGREARRVAFAELGLVVVMGQVELTSGARRELLRRGIDAVFLSAGGR, encoded by the coding sequence ATGCGGACGCTGGTGGTGAGCGAGCAGGGCGCTGAGATTTCGGTGCAGGGGGACGCGCTGGTTCTGTCGGTGGGAGGTCGGGAAGCGCGGAGGGTGGCGTTTGCGGAGCTGGGGCTGGTGGTGGTGATGGGGCAGGTGGAGCTCACGTCGGGGGCGCGGAGGGAGCTTTTGCGGCGCGGGATCGATGCGGTGTTTTTGTCGGCGGGCGGGCG
- a CDS encoding CRISPR-associated primase-polymerase type A1, translating to MTPEDFERTRPADPAEARRRLGELLAQRAAERGGHDRWARLAESLGAHDLALRELERAVRDEPERADLLLELAERYVERGRHEAAARLLTRLRASGGPADPRVGELETLLRAEADPVTPPREAEGPRTVEDAEAVRFLTLFRGREDVWARQWCDERGRVGYSPVRDPLTPSVIRNHLLGNVTVGVYPIRVDDTVRFFAVDLDLNKSALEAARADPAAARKLREDLQGRGVGLLADLKDIGFEPLFEDSGYKGRHYWVFLEQPEAAEVIWRLGEALLAFLSVRIPPTMHLEFFPRQPSRGGGAAGVGNLIKLPLGVHRKTGRRSVLLDETGRPLSDPWAALRSVRLLGRERLYEILEVLKRRVGPGTAPAARPAAREEPLPAGPPPPEVPPDWTEADFETRREVRHVLRRCPVLAELKRRAMEHRTLAYEEQLVLIHTLGHLPAGVAAVNYLLARCANVPADRRMKSPLAGNPMSCPKIRQRIGHVTSRVDCSCTFEFAPDRYPTPTLHLLTLKEAEALKEGRAEAPDDESLARRYAELLRRQEELRREVARTQEALVERLRRAPGRSVACPGGRYELCGEGGVEELRWVAEASDADAGGERAGR from the coding sequence CGGAGCGGGGCGGACATGATCGGTGGGCCCGGCTGGCGGAATCGCTGGGGGCGCACGATCTGGCCCTCCGGGAGCTGGAACGGGCGGTGCGGGACGAGCCTGAGCGAGCGGATCTTCTTCTGGAGTTGGCGGAGCGGTATGTCGAACGGGGACGGCACGAAGCGGCGGCGCGGTTGCTGACGCGCCTGCGGGCTTCGGGCGGACCGGCGGATCCGCGCGTGGGGGAGCTCGAGACCCTTCTCCGGGCGGAAGCCGATCCGGTGACGCCACCGCGGGAGGCGGAGGGTCCACGGACGGTCGAGGACGCCGAAGCGGTGCGGTTCCTGACGCTTTTCCGGGGCCGCGAAGATGTCTGGGCCCGGCAGTGGTGCGACGAGCGCGGAAGGGTGGGATATTCGCCGGTGCGCGATCCTCTGACCCCGTCGGTCATCCGCAATCACCTTCTGGGAAACGTGACGGTGGGGGTTTATCCCATTCGCGTGGACGACACGGTTCGATTTTTTGCGGTGGATCTGGATCTCAACAAGTCGGCGCTCGAAGCGGCACGGGCGGACCCGGCGGCCGCGCGGAAGCTGCGCGAAGACCTGCAGGGACGGGGGGTGGGTCTTCTGGCGGATTTGAAGGACATCGGATTCGAGCCGCTTTTCGAGGATTCGGGGTACAAAGGGAGGCACTACTGGGTGTTTCTCGAGCAGCCCGAGGCTGCCGAGGTGATCTGGCGTCTGGGGGAGGCGCTTCTGGCGTTTCTTTCGGTGCGGATTCCGCCGACGATGCATCTGGAGTTCTTCCCGCGGCAGCCTTCGAGGGGTGGCGGAGCGGCGGGAGTGGGCAACCTGATCAAGCTTCCCCTGGGCGTGCATCGCAAGACGGGGCGCCGGTCGGTTCTTCTGGACGAGACGGGGCGTCCGCTTTCGGATCCGTGGGCCGCGCTGCGCTCGGTGCGCTTGCTGGGGCGGGAACGCCTGTATGAGATTCTGGAAGTCCTCAAGCGGAGGGTGGGGCCGGGGACGGCGCCGGCGGCGCGCCCGGCGGCGCGGGAGGAGCCGCTTCCGGCGGGTCCTCCGCCGCCCGAGGTTCCGCCGGACTGGACGGAGGCGGACTTCGAGACGCGGCGGGAGGTCAGGCATGTGCTGCGGCGCTGTCCGGTGCTGGCGGAGCTCAAGAGGCGCGCGATGGAGCACCGCACACTGGCCTACGAAGAGCAGCTGGTGCTCATTCACACCTTGGGTCATCTGCCGGCGGGGGTGGCGGCGGTGAATTATCTTCTGGCGCGCTGCGCGAACGTTCCGGCGGACCGGCGGATGAAGAGTCCTCTGGCGGGCAATCCCATGTCATGTCCGAAGATCCGGCAGCGGATCGGTCATGTGACCTCGAGGGTGGACTGTTCGTGCACGTTCGAGTTCGCGCCGGACCGGTATCCGACGCCGACGCTGCATTTGTTGACGCTCAAGGAGGCGGAGGCCCTGAAGGAAGGGCGGGCGGAGGCGCCGGACGACGAGTCGCTGGCGCGGCGCTACGCGGAGCTTCTGCGTCGTCAGGAGGAGCTGCGCCGGGAGGTCGCGCGGACGCAGGAGGCGCTGGTGGAACGGCTGCGCCGCGCGCCGGGCCGGTCGGTGGCGTGTCCGGGGGGACGGTACGAGCTGTGCGGGGAGGGGGGGGTGGAGGAGCTGCGGTGGGTGGCGGAGGCGTCGGATGCGGACGCTGGTGGTGAGCGAGCAGGGCGCTGA